The Osmerus mordax isolate fOsmMor3 chromosome 5, fOsmMor3.pri, whole genome shotgun sequence DNA window tctttatcAATACAACAATATAACACAACataagtatatatatttttttttactttacccACGCTTGTTTGAGGCGTAATGTCCCTACCAGAGTACAACACGGTACAAATCGCTGCAAACACCATTTTTTGTAAGCGACGTGAGGACATTATCTGTGGATTGTAACTGTGTCAGTCTTACCATGTTGCCTTGCTTTTGCATTGACAAGTCCCAGACTGGCAGGTTCATGTTGAAGCAGAACTGTACCATGGCTTTGACCCCAGCTACATCTAGCGCCAGTTCAAGGGCCAATGCCTTTTCCAGTAGTAAACTACCCCATAAAAAACTGTTTGCCTGAAGGAATAAAATCACTTAATCTGATGTGTTTCATTAACTGTGTAATGTGAGGGAAATCTGTCACAGTTTCTAATCATTGGTTGTACAGAGAAAACACGTTCAAATGCCTGCTGGTGTTTTGAATGGAGCTTGATTTAGTACTTCAAAGCCAattggtgtgtctgtgaggtggCCTCTAGACTTTGTAAATGTGTAATTGGACAGCAGTCAGTCTTTTGGTCGGCTGGGTTCTGATGTGCGTGTGGGTGAATATTTTCAGGGTGTAGAAGGACACTGTTCTTACAAGGACACAGCAGTATTTATCTATAGACCTCTCTTTCTGACTGTATATcgctctcacttcctctcttacTGATTTTATACATCATATGGTGCCAGTCACATTAGTTCAATGGCGATTCAAAGAAACAATGTGTAAGTGTGAAATGTGATACCCCAGCAGGCAACTTTTCAGCTGCTACTTTCAAGTGGAGTAATGGAATTCTGTGGTCTGACTATACTACCGCTATACAAATATACGTATTGAGATGGAGGTTGGGACTGTTTCACATACCTCAAAGGACCACCCCAGTGTTATGATTTCTGAGGTGGAAGTTGACTGTAAACTTAACCTGAAAATGTATTCTGGCAAATGAATATGCGTGGGAGTGTCTGCTCTTACCCAGGTGCTTGCACATACAGATGTGAAGGTGGATGTGTCTAACTTgattcgtctgtgtgtgttgcaggtgacCTGTCACCAGTGCAGATGCTGCCTGTCCCCCAGTCCCAGTTCATCCCCCTAGCCGAGGTGCTGTGCTCTGTCATCTCAGACATGAACTCCTCCCATGTCACTGTCAACCAGGAAGCTCTCATCAACCACATGAGCAAGGCTCACCCaggtatttatttaattattttgtaTGTTCACGTAACTCTCTGGACAATGTTGCttctgcagcccccccccccaatcatgAATCAATAAAGCGCTATTTTCTTAACATTCTTAAAAATATATTCTATAGGACATACATTCCTTATGAGGATTGCGCCGGATTCATCCTTCTCCTCATCACCTCTTCTTTCTTTATCCTATTTAGGAATGACAATTCCAACCCAGGACATCCTGTACAATGCTTTGGGGACTTTAATTAAGGAGCGCAAGATCTACCACACAGGAGAAGGCTACTTCATTGTCACACCCCAGACCTACTTTATCACCAACAGCCTGGTCAGAGAGAAGAGCTGGTGGACCTCCGGCCCTGGAGACAACGAGATGCCGTCTCCCCCGCCCATCACATACCTCCTCAGCAACGAGGCTTGCATGGACGCCAACGCACAGCCCCCCCTGGTGGCTCACTGCAAGTCCTGCAGCTGCTTTGCTCCACAGCAGCCCTCTTCCAGCGTGGCCACACCCGCGGCCACTgccacccctccctccgtccccgaCCAACATTCGGTCTCCATCTCCATCAGCGAGTGCACCGGCAAGAGCCTGAAGTGGACGCGACCCTCCGACCACAAACCGTCCGTCCAGAACCAGTCCACCTCCACAGCAGCGGACTACCAGGCCAGTGAGGTCAGTAAGACCACGGGCACCACCGCCACTGCCAGCCGCAAGGACAAGGACTACAAAGACAAGCCTGGCCGCAAGTTTGGCCTCAGCCTCTtcaggaggaatggagggaaaaAAGACAAACCAAAGAAGGAGTATGCCTCGTTCTCGGGCCAGTTCCCACCGGAGGAATGGCCGGTGAGGGACGAGGATGACCTGAACAACCTGCCGAGGGACCTAGAGCATGCCATCATTCGGCGTATCAACCCTGAGCTCACCGTGGACAACCTGACACGCCACACAGTCCTGatgaagaagctggaggagaggggggagaggtgcaCAGCTGACAGGGAGCGGCCAGCCGACAAGGGGGTGGACAGGGGAGATAAAGGGGTAGACAAGGGCATGTCTACTGAGATCCTGAATTCCTCCAAGGCCAAGCACCACCACTCCTCCAGAACGGGtttaggagcagggaggaggtctGCCCCCAAGACCTGTCGCAGCAAGAGGAGAGCCCACTCCtccagggagaagcagagggagagagaccgagagagagacaaggggaaGAGGAAGGCGCCTCAGTGTGTGGATGAGGACCCAGGGACAGAAGACCCGATTCCTTCTCATCTCAGACCGGAGGTCCCTGTCGATGAACCAGaccacctcgaggaccctggggAGGGGAAATGCCTCTATAAGAAACGCATAGACAACCCCTTTCAGAGTGCACCAGGGTTGGACTCAGTTACTACCATTACCACCCACAACCCCTGCAATAGAGACCAGAAAAGAAGAGAGCCCAAGGAGGGgaagacaggagcagggaggagagagcgagcaggaCACCGCTCCAAATCCTGGGACCCTCACAGAGCAAGAATTACCGCCACCGAAGCAGAGCACCCTGGGAAGTCCCACACGTCCGAGGACAGGTCTTATGAGTGTCTCCCCGACCACGGTTTCACCGCAGACCCCCTCCTCCGCACCAGCCCCAAGCCCGGCAGAGAGCTTCCAGCAGACTACGGTTCAGCCTACCCCCAGAGCAGCACGCTGAGGATAGAGGACAAGGTCAAGCACCAGAGGGAGGGCaagagcaggggcagggagagcagggagagctgggagaggggggagggaaagcaCAAAATCCTGCAGGAAGGAGAGTGTAGAGGTGGGAACAACCAAAGGCATCCAATCAGCCAAGCTAAAGGGGATGACCACCCCAACACTCCCCAGCCAAATACAGATACTAATCccatcctcccagcccctccctaTGATCTAGTCTCCACCCACCCCTACGACCCAGCCTGGGCTAAGCCCTCTGTCCAGCACAGACTGTCTCAAAGACATGCAGCCTTACAGGAAGATGCCAACCACAGGCTGTCATCGTATCAGAAGCCCCGCACTACAGCGGGTAACCAGCAGGGGGCATATAACAACAACAGATGTCCTAAAAGCGCAAGTCTGGAAGAGAAACAAATAGCAGAAAGTCATGTCTTCATGGGACAGAGGGATGGCGACCACCACAGACCAtaccagagaggggaggaggaggaagaagatgcCTGTAGCTCCCTCTATttgagtgaggagggagggatgaacagCAGAGAGGTCTTTAAGACAGGGATAGTCGACCCGCAGTCTGTCTACCAAGACAATGATCCCGATCCACAACCCCAAGAGCTCCCCGGTCACTATCAACACTCCCGCCACCACCTTGACTCCTACTCCCCCTACAACCACCCCCACTCCCTACGAAGAAACTGGGACAGCACTTCTACAGAGGATAGCCACTCATCCATCCAGCAGAACACCCCTCGAACCTCTGTCAGACCAGAGGAGAACAGCTGGAGTGGGGGGCCTATCCACCACCACCAGAAAACCCAATCTCCAGATGCCAAAAGTAATCCGAGCCCCAGACAAGCAGCGCCCCTACTGGGGGAGAGAATGCACGATGCCAGCCTCAGCTCGGATCACCTGGATCATACCGAGGCTGCAGACAGCAGCATCTTTGACTACTGCCAGACCAGTGAAGTGGACTCAGACGCAGAGACCCTGCACAAATCAGCTGATGAGGGCGACGGGGAGTCCGTTCACTGGGGTTGTGAGgccgaggagcaggaagagagttTTGATACCCTGCGTGAGCGAGGAATTCCTCAGAGCCCCGGTGCAAGTCTGAGCACGGTGGGCGgagcacagggaggagagatgggggagacggaggtgggaggagagagccagagcATCACGGGCGACAGCGGGATTGACTCCCCGCGGTGAGTGGTTCTACCTTGGTTCAGACTGTCAGTTCAAGTGAAAACATCGGGTGAAAATCTCCTCTGGGAGGTCCTAGTAGTGCAGACACTTGGCTCTGAGCCAGTGTTTATTAGTGCTCACGCCTTTCCAGTCTCCAGCTGTGGGCTTAACCCACTGGGCTGCAGATAAAGATTGCACCCTGGAGGAATTCAGACTGAGCCACAGTGAAAATAAGCACCAACTGGGTTTAGTTGACCCCATAGATTGCTCTCGTTGACCTTACCTCCAAAGTGTGTGCTATggcttctctcttcttttcactTTAACTGGAAGTAAAGCTGAACAAACAGCTTCCTTTTTCCAAAGACACTAGCTGGTATTTAGACAGAAGAGAATGATTATGGTGATTATTATGTAATTACTGCGGTATCTTTGCCTTCTTGTTTTAAAGAAAGACAGTTCTGTTTCCCTCTTCTGTTGGCACCAGCTGTTCTTTTCCTTGGATGGAGTGTTGATGTGAATGTCTTATCCGTTGTTATTTCAGTTAACATTAATGAAGCTACCTATTTAAACCTTGCTCTTTTGGGGTTTTTCCCTTTAGGACTCGAGTCAGCCTCTCATCTAACAACACTGTGATCCTGGAGGGGCTGAAAAGGAGGGGGTTTCTACAGAACTTGGAGAAACTGCATTCCAAGAGCACTGCCATGAGACCACAGAGTTCCCTGCTTCAGCTCACTCCTGTCATGAACGTATGAGGCCAGTGAGCCTCTGAGTAAGAGCCCATTGGGCCCCTGGTGGAGCTCTGTGTGAGAGCCCATTGGGGCCCTGGTGGAGCTCTGTGTGAGAGCCCATTGGGGCCCTGGTGAAGCGCTGTGTGAGAGCCTTCTAATGCAGCTCTGTAGCTGGCTCCTGTCATACCTGTGACACCTGGGTCATGTAGCTCAAAAGTGCAGGGTTGTAGCTCTATGGTGCTCACTTCAATAGTGTACAGATGTATATCTCTGTTTCTGTAAATACAAAATGCAAATATAAAACCCCTGAGCTGCATCTGTTTAACATTAGGTTGATGGTTCTTGTTTTATGCATGGTTTACTAGTAGCTGGTGTTACTACATACGTTTTGTACAGTGATTAAAgctataaatgtttttgttcCACAAAGCTTGAAATGACAATGACAAATTTGGTATCCTTCCTTTTCTTGTCTTTTCCATTGTAGCCATTAGGCACTAATAAAGATTTATGTACCTCAAAGTATCACTGCATTGATATATTACTTTACAAACTCTACAAGTTCCATATAATAAGCATAACATGTTTCACTCATTTCTAACATGACTGATTCAAACCAGGATCTGCAGGCAGAGCTTATCAGCCTTGGGTGTTTCGGGACAGTTCCATGACTTTTCTGGGGAAGCCTAGGTGTACTGAATTGTGAGCAGTTTGAGATGTGCCAAATATCTAGCTGACATATGCTGATTACTTAGAATCCTGCATTATTTACACAACATGTGGCTCTTTTAGTGATAATTGATTTAGTTTGTATGGAGTTATTTGAATTTAATACTGCTGTTATTTCTAAATTTGAGACTTGGGTACAAAATTTGAGTGTTCGGGTGAGTGCCTCTGAGTTGAAACTGACTATGGAAATTTAAATAAGTTAAAGGCAATAAGTAAAATGTAATTTTAACCATTAGATTATATTTGTCTGTGAAATATTACATACAATATTCCACTTCAAAATGTCAGGTTTAGTTTGTGCTAAAACTAAAATATCACCATAGATTTGTCTTCACTGAATAGTTTGAAATAGATGTAGTGGGTTGTGTGTTCGGAGTCAGACCATTCAACTATTCAGAGAAGGCAGATATAAAAACAAAAGTCTCCATGTGGACAAAGAAATACTTTGCAACACATTCAGATGACATTGTGAGATGGTAAAGCATGCATGCCCCCTAGTGGACATGGGAAACAAGAACATGGCTGCACATTAAAACGTAACTCCAGtcaaatttacattttgtcatttagcagacgctcttatccagagcgacttacagtaagtacagggacattcccacgaggcaagtagggtgaagtaccttgcccaaggacgcaacgtcagttggcatgaccgggaatcgaactggcaaccttcggattactagcccgattccctcaccactcagccacctgactcccaaataaTTATATTTTCAACAAATGGTGTTTATCTCACAATAGTTTATAAAACTAAATGATAACatccagacaggagagaagaggctgACAGTGAACAATCTTTATTTATCCATATGTGTGCCATTCAGATCTGGGAGAAATGGTACAGAGTAGAGCCTTTACATAGAAGCCTACATGGATTAATTACATTGTTACATCCTTTTTTTCTTAATTCAACCTCTAAGAAATCTACAGTGAGGCCAATCAAATAAGACAGGGACAAATTAAAAGACAATAATGATAGCAACAGTGTAAACACATGGTAATATACATAAAAGCAAAAGTAGGAATAAGTATCAATAATTCAAAATTAAAATGTGGGGTAAGTTAGTATGGATACAAAACACAAAGGAGAAGTTGCCAAAACCTTTGACTTTTCTGATAACAGCTCGGCATACATTTCTACATCAGCATGCAATAAGGCACCTATCTAACACAAGGAAAAAAGCCTATGCTACGGTTTTTAAAGCACAATTGCTGTCAAAAAAAGTTAATATTGCTCAAAATAATGTTCACTCCCATAAAAACAGTATCCCTCGTTCCCTTTCAAATGACCCAAACCATatctaaaaaaaaatacatcagTGTGTAAAAGACGTACATGGAACAGTAAATAGAGCGCCGTGTTGTGGAGTTCAAAGGAGGGCATTCCTATTAAATCAAGCTATAATCCTGTCATTTATTGATAGGTATACATAATATTCTATTACAATGTCAATTTTGACAGCTCTGCAGTGTGATATTAAGAATGACCTCTATCTATACATTGCTAATTAAATTTCTCTCCAAAGTCATAGCAAGAAATAATTCTTTAACATTTGTGTCGTCACATCTCAGTAATATACATTTGGTGCTTGAGTATAGGGAAATGAATAGGAAATAATCTGGACGCAAGTTGACTTGAAATAATGCTACCAAATGGTTTTATTTTCTATGCATTTCCTGCTTCTCATTTGTAATTGCATCCCACTTTAGCACTAGGAGTATTGCTCTCGCTGCAGTCTGTTCGGTAGTACAGTACTGAACTCTGaaataccaacacacaccattAATTTAACCTGATAGAGCGTTCTAGATAATAGCCAAAATCAAGGAGCGCTTGCATTTCCTGGTAGCCAACACAAAATTTAAAGAACtaaggaaaaggagggagactaAGTGGATTTCACTATCAAAAATGTCATCTGGAACAAAACAGCACACTAcctatacatatatataaaaaagaaaatcaacaATTATTTACATAGGATTTCTTTGTCTGCTTCATATAAGATACAGAAGGTGAAATGGGGTGAAAACATTACAATGGGTAAATGGCTAATTTGTTTGATCAAGGCAGTTTGATTTTGCCAGACCACTATTTGCATCAGTAGGCTAGTGAGGGCTTGACCTCAAAACTAAAGCAGGGTTAGGTTATCTACAAACTCTGCCTTCGTTTTTGTTTAATTACACAATTCCCCCTTGTGCCAATGACACACTTGAACTGAATCCTTATATCAAAGAAAGCAGGCACAGGGAGAGGAAAGCATTTTCTGGGAGTATTTTCATCATCTAGATTATCAAATCACATTTTAAAAGCGATCAGAGGCTCTGGAGCAAGTTAAGCACAATCACAAATGAGAATACAGTCTCATTCAGTGTCTATCACACAATTTATTCAAATCAACTAATCGGCTGTCCCAGGAACTTTTCAACCAACCATTTGCAAAAGCTGTGAGCTAGGAAGAAGTCCTTCGGTTTCAGACAGAACTTTGTTGACCTCAAGACTTTTTGTCGTTGTCCATTTGTTTTGACTGCTCTATACAGACAAACTTGCAGATTCATTGATCATGGGTGGTTGTGGGGGATCTGTATGTGGGAAtggagaaggggggtgggggagtgactCAGCTCACTGATCTATGTGAATCCTATGGTGCCTGGAAAGGGAGGACGAATGATTGAAGCCTTTTCCGCACTGGGAGCATCTGTAGGGCTTTTCACTGCTCAGTATGCGCTGTTTAAGGATGGTGGTGTGGGGAAATCCCTTTCCTGAGGGGATGGCGCTgtactgctgttgctgctgctgatgtTGCGCCTGCGcctgctgcttctcctccacGTGGACTCTCTGGTGTCTGGACAGAGAGGACGAGTGATTGAACCTCTTCCCACAGTGCGCGCACGTGTAACTCTTCCCCTCAGAGTGGACTCTTTGGTGGcgggacaaggaggaggaatgaTTGAAGCCCTTGTCGCAGTGGTTGCAAGTGTATggtttatcaccctggccttgcTGGATCCTTTGTTTCAGGGTGGTGCCGTAAAAAGCTGCCTTCCCAGAGGGAGGAGACGAGTACATCCTAGAATCCTGGTGGGTCTTGTGGTGTCGAGACAGCGAGGAGGAATGGTTGAACCCCTTGTCACACTGGGCACAGGTGTAGGGCTTTCCTCCGATGTGGACCTGCTGGTGCTTCTTCAGGTGGCGCTTGCGGACAAAGCTCTTCCTACACTGGTTGCATTTGTAGGGCTTGTCTCCGGAGTGGATCCTCTGGTGCTCTCTGAGGGTGGCTGCAGCCGCAAAGCACTTCCCACACTGAGTGCACCTGTGGGGTTTGTCGCCCGCATGGGTCTTCTGATGCTGCTTCAGGTTGGAAGCAGTGGTAAAGCCTTTACCACACTGAGCGCAGGTGTACGGCTTCTCCCTAGCGTGGAGTTCCTGGTGCTTCTTCAGGTGTCTTCTGCGGACAAAGCTCTTCCTGCACTGGGTGCACTTGTAGGGCTTGTCCTCTGAGTGCATCTTCATGTGTTCTCTGAGAGTGATGGCTGCTGCAAAACTCTTACCACACTCAGAGCATCTGTGGGGCTTCTCTGTGGAATGGATCATTTGATGGGACTTGAGGTTGAAGGCGTCAACAACACCTTTTCCAACCATCTCCACACCAGTGGGGACATAAGCCTTCTCTTTCATGTGTATCTTCATGTGCTGCTTAAGACTAGCCTCCACAGCAAAGCTCTCACCA harbors:
- the stox1 gene encoding storkhead-box protein 1; amino-acid sequence: MSQQRVVQLSTASLALVFGKDEESSRTGVGVYNANTASGQEIFADFKAQNVRSFWNKRLVKAIAEVYFQGWMENLVLFVQGNANNLEVLREAWMRRALRSPKGFVIKAVGDLSPVQMLPVPQSQFIPLAEVLCSVISDMNSSHVTVNQEALINHMSKAHPGMTIPTQDILYNALGTLIKERKIYHTGEGYFIVTPQTYFITNSLVREKSWWTSGPGDNEMPSPPPITYLLSNEACMDANAQPPLVAHCKSCSCFAPQQPSSSVATPAATATPPSVPDQHSVSISISECTGKSLKWTRPSDHKPSVQNQSTSTAADYQASEVSKTTGTTATASRKDKDYKDKPGRKFGLSLFRRNGGKKDKPKKEYASFSGQFPPEEWPVRDEDDLNNLPRDLEHAIIRRINPELTVDNLTRHTVLMKKLEERGERCTADRERPADKGVDRGDKGVDKGMSTEILNSSKAKHHHSSRTGLGAGRRSAPKTCRSKRRAHSSREKQRERDRERDKGKRKAPQCVDEDPGTEDPIPSHLRPEVPVDEPDHLEDPGEGKCLYKKRIDNPFQSAPGLDSVTTITTHNPCNRDQKRREPKEGKTGAGRRERAGHRSKSWDPHRARITATEAEHPGKSHTSEDRSYECLPDHGFTADPLLRTSPKPGRELPADYGSAYPQSSTLRIEDKVKHQREGKSRGRESRESWERGEGKHKILQEGECRGGNNQRHPISQAKGDDHPNTPQPNTDTNPILPAPPYDLVSTHPYDPAWAKPSVQHRLSQRHAALQEDANHRLSSYQKPRTTAGNQQGAYNNNRCPKSASLEEKQIAESHVFMGQRDGDHHRPYQRGEEEEEDACSSLYLSEEGGMNSREVFKTGIVDPQSVYQDNDPDPQPQELPGHYQHSRHHLDSYSPYNHPHSLRRNWDSTSTEDSHSSIQQNTPRTSVRPEENSWSGGPIHHHQKTQSPDAKSNPSPRQAAPLLGERMHDASLSSDHLDHTEAADSSIFDYCQTSEVDSDAETLHKSADEGDGESVHWGCEAEEQEESFDTLRERGIPQSPGASLSTVGGAQGGEMGETEVGGESQSITGDSGIDSPRTRVSLSSNNTVILEGLKRRGFLQNLEKLHSKSTAMRPQSSLLQLTPVMNV
- the si:ch211-198a12.6 gene encoding zinc finger protein 502; translation: MAESETECDTPGLDTLGSECVIAHSQVDLHYAAETEIMTEEKRGLELEIHGSDLAKIQGLGSELGAVACVDAIVAETDHDYTKVEHADMQCYTGADIKSGPNEVLLGEVLLKTESEHVVKVESDHGGELTVESENGVVIHEAHGLQCNECGEIFGSMADLHQHFEIHKDLNPYICVHCGESFAVEASLKQHMKIHMKEKAYVPTGVEMVGKGVVDAFNLKSHQMIHSTEKPHRCSECGKSFAAAITLREHMKMHSEDKPYKCTQCRKSFVRRRHLKKHQELHAREKPYTCAQCGKGFTTASNLKQHQKTHAGDKPHRCTQCGKCFAAAATLREHQRIHSGDKPYKCNQCRKSFVRKRHLKKHQQVHIGGKPYTCAQCDKGFNHSSSLSRHHKTHQDSRMYSSPPSGKAAFYGTTLKQRIQQGQGDKPYTCNHCDKGFNHSSSLSRHQRVHSEGKSYTCAHCGKRFNHSSSLSRHQRVHVEEKQQAQAQHQQQQQQYSAIPSGKGFPHTTILKQRILSSEKPYRCSQCGKGFNHSSSLSRHHRIHIDQ